The Cololabis saira isolate AMF1-May2022 chromosome 23, fColSai1.1, whole genome shotgun sequence genomic sequence aagtttgttaacacacacaaggaatctgttgtggtgattggtgcaatacagtaaaaataaaataaaaaatataaaagcaaacaagtatatggagataaaataagagatagaataaagtaaaatgtataaacagaaatgtacaatatgaggaataaaaagtgccggatatgaatctttacaaaaagtgacgtaggatgacagatgacagataaaatgtataaacagaaatgaacaatatAGACATAAATGTATAATATGGATGGATCAATGGATCCATGGATCAATatggatcatggtttacagtttaagaaaactcaaatatcctatctcaaaaaatttgaatattctgggaatcttaatcttaaactgtaagacataatcagcaatattaaaataataaaaggcttgcaatatttcagttgatttgtaatgaatccagaatgtatgactttttttttttttttaaattgcattacagaaaataaagaactttatcacaatattctaatattttgagacagtcctgtagagttGGGTTCTTATGTGATGTAAAAGAAAATGGTGTCATTCCAAATAGCTTTATTACTTTTAAGATAAGTTGGTGGTCACAGTTGCTGCAGCTTTATTTAGCcacaatcactgtgcaataataataataaagttattattattattaacgcAAAGACCCCACttctgaccttatgcgtcacattaacgcacatcccagGTCACATACAGATTCATTACTGTAAAACCAACACGGtgtacattttctttcttttgtattgcaccaatatccacaacaaattccttgagTGTGTTAAACTTACTTGGCAATAcacttatttctgattctgataatagccacaatcatatgctgtaacaatgcacctttcaataactaTGTCTCCCTCATACAATACAATAAcacgtgcaataataataataacaagatgtgcaatatctgtctgtctacctcacacacattttacctgcttttttgcactgttttttctttcacaTTACCTCTACTTCCAttgcaatgtactgtatatactgtttatattttgtaattatatatattttttactttttactttttttacccgtcccctgcatgtgtgtgttaagtatACTGCTGCTAAACAAAGTGAGTTTACcgcattgagggagaaataaaggataatcttatCTCTCTTATcttactgctgcacctttcacttttttttttttttttaattgtatgtaTGTTAataagaactgtcatttgtctatctactgtacagtgagcgaaacaaccagagtcaaattccctgtcttgtttgacctgacttggccaaataaacctgattcagCTCTCTGTTGGGACACGAGTGTCTTGTACTCGTTATTACGACGCCCTTATCTACCCGTGAACGCACCACAGGGCAGTTAGGTGACAGCGCAGCCGGTCTGTAGCCTTAACGAGCTTTATACTGATCAAACTGGTTTATCTCAGTGCCACGAAGGTTTTCATGGGTATGGTTTTACTTTTAAACCAGTTTGTGGTAACGTTTTATATTCTCTTATTTTTAACAAGGTTTGTTTGGAAACGTGTTGATGATTGATCACGTGGGCGGAGTTGATGCCCAGTGGCCGGAAGTAGCTTTTTATTAGTGTATTAAAACTGTAATTTACTGGTATGTATGATTAATTACTTTTCCCCTTCCAGTTCTTCGCTGTGCTTGACCGGCTATTCTGTCGGAAATAGTTAATTTTCAGGCTGAGTCAAATAAGATGCTCCAGTTCatttcaccatggcaacctcaGTTGTCATTAGCAACAGCTGATTTGGGAATAACTTATTCTCTCTCTTGTCTTCTAATAACACACGCTTTGATAGGATTTACCCATGTTTTATTCACGTTCGACAGAAGATAACAAGATGTCAAACATCGGAGTGAAACAAATTTATCAttcttttattttaacaaaaaaatatatacaggactgtctcagaaaatttgaatattgtgatgaagtcctttattttctgtaatgcaatttaaatttaaaaaaaagtcatacattctggattcattacaaatcaactgaaatattgcaagccttttattattttaatattgctgattatggcttacattttaagattcccagaaaattctaattttttaagataggatatttgagttttcttaaactgtaagccatgatcagcaatattaaaataataaaaggcttgcaatatttcagttgatttgtaataaatcaggaatgtatgacatttttgcattacagaaaataaaggactttatcacaatattctaattttctgagacagtcttcaTATCTTAAATGTAGGACATTCATCATTGCAGTCTTTTTCAACTCAGttgcaggtgaggaaaacaaaacaaaacaagaagaagaaaagaaaggtaGTACCTGAAGAAGCACCTGCAGGAACATCTCACAACTAACTAGATTGGTTGGCAACAGGTCATTGGCTTGATTAggttggggggaaaaaaggagcaTCACAGAAATGCACATTATCTTAAAATTGGGGCAAGGGTTtgccaatttctgaaaaattgtGATGCAACTTTTAAACATTGTTTCTTGGTGTATAATTGCCAAGACCTTGAGTATCTGatgatctcctctccagtacatAATATAATCAAAAGAGTCAATAATCTAGAGAAGTCTGTGTGTGCAGGGACTGATGATATTTTctgtaaaacatatatatgGCACAAATAAATACGTATGCTTTTAAACAGACTTGGGTGGGTAAATGTCCTctgaaataaggaaaaaaaaaacagtcagtctGGGCGGATGCATTTACAGTACACTGTGTTCACATCTATATATATGTCCAGAGGTGATTGCATTCTCTGTTAACAGTTTAATTAAGAGTTGTTTggtttttcctcttttaaaaAGAGCAGTGATAACTGCAGGTTTTAACACTGTAAAATATTTTCCAGTTCCATCTCTGCTGCTGCCGTCTCTTCGCCTCTTCATACCTCCCCTGCGTCTGGTGTCTGCAGCCATGTGGCACATCGTACAGAGGGGGAATGTGCAGGAATACGGGATGGTGGAGGACTTTGTCAGCACAGTCACAGAGATTGTGCCTGAACTACTGAATGCAGATCAAAAGGCGCAGCTCCTCCTGGGACTCCGAGCACGCGTAAGCAAACACGTTTGAAGATTTTATAGAGAAACGGGGGCGAGTAAAGGTTTCCAGTGTGCAGAATAACGGCAGCAGTTTTCTGTTCTGATGGATGGTTTAACTGTCAAATCAGAGCCTGAAAACGCAGCTCTGTGTGCTATATTTACACTGAAGAGAAACTATTTTCTTGCAGGTGGTTCTTGAATTGTGTCGGTCCGAGCAGACGACAGATACAGAATCCATCGAGATGCACCTGCACTGGATCAAGACGCTCGTATCCACATGGGCAGCACAGGTCAGCTGCTTAAAACTTGACATGtgcttgtgtttgtgttctCAATCTTCCTGCTTAAATTACAGCTCTGCTTTCCTTTATTTTTTGCAGCCGtgttttgcagatgtggagTTTCCCGAGTCCAACTTTGTGGATCAGGTTCAGTTGTTGTTAAAGGATCCTGAAGAGAAGGAGAAGTTCTTCCAGGTCTTTGATTTTCTATGTTATGTTTGAAACTCTTCTAGCTGTCTACTAGGAGCTGTTGCGTGGTACTTGCACGCTAAAGAGTAAACCTGGATCGTTTTCTTCCAGGATGTTTTCCCTACAGACTTCGGGCCAGAATATGACAACGCCCTGCAGGTGCTAATGCTGGATTTTCTGTCCAGGCTGGAGAAGCTTCTGCCAGTACCAGACATTCAACAGGTACTGCAATAAATCTGTGACCTCCTCTAGCTGCTTGGAGAGGGATTTCCATAAGAAGTATTGGTCTGCTAGACACAGAGCCTCAGCCACCATACTCGGCACGCTGCCAACAAAACACTGCAATACATTTGCTTCTGCAATCACAAGTCAAgagtatttactgtttaatgacTGCGTCTCAAGTGGACAAGAAAAGTGTAATGCAGGTGTTAGAATGCCTATAAATCGGAGTGCATTTAAGTTGGCTCCGCAGTCTTTTCTTCAGAGTATGTCGTCGTATCTTCTGTTTAGACGGCATCGATGCTCAGCGTGGTCCCATCAGCCCTGGAGGAGTGTGCACACTCGGTTCCTGACCCCCAGCACCTCCGAACGGTTCTTCAGTACCACACCACACTCGGGCATTTTGATTTTTCTGGTGAGTATCGTTCACACGTGTTATAACACAAGCATACGTCCTGTTCGCTGAATGAGACTTTAAACATTACAGTCATGAATCTTCACTGGTTGATTATGAGGCGTGTGTACTTTGGAGGCAATAGGCAGGTTTTTCTCATACTTCCCGGTCGCTACTTCCAAGACAGTATTCCTCTCACTGCTAGACTATATTTCTAGGGGAAGTCAAAGACGATCCATTCCCGATGTAAACAttgactgtgtttacatgcagtcaataacccttttaaaacccgaatattggcaataacccggttttgcacagccatgtaaacaccaataacccctttgaataacctgaatttgctcatattcggttttaaaaaacccgaatattcggtcatgtaaacgccaaacggaatatcccgatcaaacggaacatggatttgttttctgcgcatgctctgttcgcaaggaatcctggtcttttgagtaaTTCCAAGTAattataaacacagagaaacgcaagaccacgccacacttttggagtgaggaggagactaatcacttcataaatgtaatgaaggatatgaacattttggcaatttgtagacggtagaaagtatggggatagcaagatttaaaaggtgagcgaaaagttgcgcaaagcagcatttgttttgaatttgtatacaggaagaagaagcggaaatgacagaAATTGCgccatgatgttctccgcgcgtcgctggtttgatccagatatcccgaatgattaattactgtgtaaacggaatattccgaatgtttcagtaaccggaatattagcaataacccgaattttgactgcatgtaaacgtagtcattgttgcTAAAGCAGCATTTTAACCTCCTGAGGTGTCCCTTAGTTTTCTCTTCCTTCAAAGGGTGGCATGCCAGGAAGTTTGTAAACCCCTCGACTTGATTTTGCCTGCTGTGACCATCAAGAAATTTCTTATTGGTCTCCAGTACAGAGTAAAATAGTTCAGTGTGAGCAGTCGTATAAAGTTTAGCGAACACCTGGTCCACTTCCTCTGAGACGTCAGATTCAACCTGGCTGCTGTCTTTTTTGTGTTCATAACTCACAAAGTATTTCCCTTGATTGTGTTCCTTTCAGTTTATCCCATTTTGCTGAACGCTGCTGAAAGCTTTGTAAGAACGTTGCCCAAAATGCTCATGTCAGCCGCAACTCGCCACCTTCAGACTACACAAATTCCAGCGTCAGCAGATCTGTGCTGGTCAGAAGGAACCTCTCTGCTGTAATCAAGAGTCTTAGTCATTGTGCTGTTCCTACTATGTGGCtgatgagtgacagagaggtCACATACTGTTGTCGTTGATGCTAATGGAGCTGTCCATTTCCCCGCAGATGAAACTCAGACCATTCCATCCTCCTTCGGGAACTGCATCCTCTCCTCGCTGTCCCTCCCCCAGCTGGAGAAGGTGGTCATCCACCCCGACCAAATACACCTGCAGCCGTCGGCGGACCAGATCCAAGACTGCATGACTGTGCAGGTGGAGGGTGAAACCGTGACGCTGCTGGACTACATTCAGATAGAGCAGCCGTCCGCTCTGGTGGAGCCTGAGGACGAGGACGAGATCGACGCGAACGCGGAGGAAATGGACGGAGACGCAGGAGGAGACACCAACGGCGACCCCTTGAAACCCGCCGCCTTCCAGCCGCTAAAGCAGAGCAGGAGACTCCTGCTGAAGAGGAACGCTCTGAGAGATAAAAATGACTTTGCGGCGGCTAAGAGGCAACGGAAAAAATACGCAAACAACAAGACGTGTCCCGTGTGCAACAAGAGCTTCTTGCGAGCCGCAGCTATGAGGCGGCATCAGGAAATTCACGACGCCAACCGGGACCTCAAGTACAAGTGCAGCAGCTGCGACAAGCGATTCCGGGACCACTACGACATGAACCGGCACAGCATGCGCGTACACGAGAGGGGAGAGATGCCCGAAGGCTTTAAGGAGGAACTCCCCGGAGATCCCTGCACGTCGGACATGTTCGAAACTAAAACCTGCTCGCTGTGCGGGAAGTACTTTGCTCGGGACGTGGACATGGAGCGACACATGAAGTCCCACTCCGAGGACCGGCCCTACATGTGTTCCTTCTGCGAAAAGAAATTCAAGAATCCGTACGTCTTAAAGAGACACGAGAAGGAGATCTGCAAGAGCCGGGAGCAGAGGAAACCCCGGAGGAAAGAGGCGGCGTGTCTGACCGTGCAGCCGCCGGCCGTGGAGACGGCGGACGGTAAGATGTGCCCCATCTGCAGCCGGATCCTTCCGTGCACCGCCGACATGGCCAAGCATCTGAGGTCTCACTCCGAGGAGCGGCCCTTCATATGCATCACGTGCGAGAAGGGCTTCAAGTACAGAGACACGTTGAAAAAGCACCAGATCATCCACGGACACGAGGGCATCAGGGAGGAGCAGAGCAAGTCGCTGGAGCAGATCCTGGCCGAAGCCGACTCCCAGAGTTGCGGTGACGGCGACGGCGACGGCGCGGAGACCAAGGACCCGGAGACGCCGGCGGAGACGCCCGAGGTTCTACACGTCTGCAAGAAAAGCCTAAAAAGGTGTCCCGTCTGCTCCAGGAGCTTCGACAGCATCAAGACGCTGAACAGACACGTCCAGTGCCACACGGACGACCGGCCGTACCACTGCATCCACTGCAACAAGCACTTCAAACACATGCACGGCCTCAAGAGACACCAGATCTACGCCATCTGCCACAAGAAGAGCACGCACTTCGTGTGGAAGAAAGGCCCGCGGTCCGAGCACGGCGTCAGCGCCGACCCGCGGCAGTCCAAGATCCCCGTGTGGTGCTCCAACTGCGGCAAGCACTTCGAGTACCCGGCGGCGCTGAAGGAGCACCAGGAGAGCGTGTGCCGGGTGGAGCTGAAGGACGTGATGAAGTGCGACGACTGCGGGAAGGAGTTCAAGAGCATGACGATGCTCAAGGTGCACCAGCGGATCCACGACCCGCTCTACTGCAAGGAGTGCGGGAAGATCCTGGCCAACGAGCCGGCGTTCGAGAGACACAAGCTCATGCACAGGCCCATGCAGTGCACCATGTGCGACAAGTCCTTCACCCTGCTGAGGCGGCTGAGGGAGCACTACGACAAGCAGCACAGCTTCACGGGACCCTTCCCCTGCTGCCAGTGCGACAAAACCTTCGTGCAGCTGTCCTACCTGGCCATCCACCAGAGGATTCACAAGGGGGAGTTCCCGTACGTCTGCGACCAGTGTCCCGAGAAGTTCCGCTCCTCCAACTGCCTGACGGTGCACCAGCGGaagcacacgggcgagaagcccttcCTCTGCTGGCAGTGCGGGAAGTGCTACCGCTCGGCCTCGGAGCTCACCGTGCACATGGGCACGCACTCGGAGGAGAAGCCCTGGGCCTGCACGCAGTGCCAGCTGGCCTACCGCACCAAGCTGCAGCTCACCAACCACGTGGAGCAGGTGCACATCGGCGTGCGCTACCCGTGCAACACGTGCGGGAAGCAGTTCATGAAGGAGACGTCGCTGAAGAGGCACGAGCTGATCCACACGGGCGAGCGGCCGCACCAGTGCACGGTGTGCGGCAAGACCTTCCTCACGGCCAACGAGCTGCGCCTGCACACCCGCTACCACACGGGCGAGCGGCCGTACAAGTGCGAGGTGTGCAGCAAGGCCTTCATCCAGTCGGGGTACCTCAAGTCCCACATGCGCATCCACACGGGGGAAAAGCCCTTCAAGTGCGACGTCTGCGATAAAGGCTTCCGGCTGTCCAACCACATGAAGAAACACCGGCGGACGCACGCCGGCAAGCAGAAGAACTATGCGTGTGAGGAGTGCGGCGTGGCATTCCTCGAGAAGAAATCCCTGTGGGAACACTCGATCACCCACGAGGTGAAGCTGGAATCATCGTTTAGGGACGTCGTCGACGTCGTCAGAATCGAGTttcagtagtttttttttgttttttccagccaAGTTCTTCATTTCTCTACTTGGTTTTGTTTAGctggtgtctttttttttgcttttgcatCACTGTGCTGATTCCAAATGAATGATCAAAAAGACACATGAGATGTTTGAAGCCAATGAATAATATCTGCTGATGCAGCTTTTTCAAATAAATTAAACCTTAATGTTGATTTGTTGTCTttattttacatcgtgcaagatgTGAATTTATATCAGATTATTCAGTGCCAAACTTCTTCAGTGAGACACGTTGTTTTTGTTATGTTTAGACTCCGTCCTGCAAAGCTGATGTGCCAACGTCTGAATGTTGGAACCTCACTGAGTACGAATGTTGTTTCTGTGTCAAAGAccatgtgattttatttttttcattttattcagatgctttatttttatttttgaaacccTGACAAATCTTTCCATCATTCAattctattttttaattatcaATGTCTGTATAACATTCATGAGCTATATAAGATGTAAACAAAACTacaattaccagaaaaatttactttttatttatatttttttagttaattaacaaataaagaaaaCGTATCAAGAGGGGATTTTGAAATGTTTCATCAAGTTAATGATCAGCggatttcaacatttacagagCACAATATTACACACTAGAAGTGTCTGAATAGAAGAAAGGCGGTTTAAAGCTTCAGCTCTGATCTCATTTGTGACTCGATCTACcattaagaagaaaaaacccAGAAACTGTTCTCAGGTTTATCCAGTTCAAGAGGAAAACTGCTCCTGCTTGAGTTTAAAAGTCCAAAATAGTTTTTGGAAATCCTCGACATCACCTTTTGTGAaacaaactgaactgaattaacTGATATTTGGGAATGTGTCTTAGTGCGTGTTTCactattcatttcatttcattttattctttatttcattcaaaaaacaaaacaatttaatacaaacacaaatacaaatgttcctaacttatgaatgaaaagggagcagaaagaagaagaatcttatctgatctgcccctttcacaaataacataaattaaaaataataataaaaaaaaaactaagtgaataaaaacaactaaaataaaattaaaataacattaaataaaattaccaccgcctatgggtatgtcaatcaaactcaacatttttcgttatatttccttaacatacaattgttcttttgaatgtaatgtttgatttggattctttgttttctttattcagattgttccataaattgattcctttcacagaaacacaacggtccatcaattttgtcctgcatcttggttttataaaaatctctgttccttttaagttatacttgctttttcttttttcaaatcttttctgaatgttgattggtaaagtttttttatgagctttaaacataatttgcagaatactatggtctactagttcatgaaatttcaacaaatttaactgaaggaataatggatttgttggatctccctatcgttttctactaattatccgtatggctcttttttgcagaatgaaaattgattgaatatatgttttacaggcatttccccaaacttcaacacagtaggtcagatatggaacaatcagagtgaTTGTAGATTGTTAATCTACAGTAGATTAACAATCTACACTACGTGTAGATGTTAAACCCTCTGCTAGTGAACTCACCTGCAGTAACTCCCTTCAGCCAGTAGATGGCAGCACAGTTGCAGTAATAGACGTCGGTGCTGCGAGCTGCAGGAGTTGGACCATTTCTTGACTCCACAAGCCTCCTGATGCGTTTCTCCTTTCATTAACACCTGTATATTAATCCCCAACAAAAGCTGAAGGAGTTGGACCCCAAAACTTTAGTTTCCAGGCTTTTTATTGCAGAGAAGCAAGTTGATTTGTGCAACTTTCCCCTTTTATGCAACATACATTTCACAACTGATGTTGACACAGGCCCAGCCGATGGAGGTCAATATTCATCCCGTGCTGCTCCTCAGTGTTCTCCACCTGACTGTTGACGCAGTCTGAGTGACAGTTGAATCCCCAGCAGCCGCATCATCCCCGAATTCGAAGAGAAACGGCTCTCATCTCCGAGAAAAATCAAAGGCCAACTGAGTCAGAGTCTCTCCAGAGTGTTGGGAGCAGATCACTTTTTAACCCAAAGCATATTGATTTATATGGGGCTATAATTGCTTCAGTGTGTCCTGGATTATTCTCCCCGTAATTGAGGCCTGGCAGAGGTCTCTTTCCTAGACATAGCCTCCCCGGTGCCAGGTGGTGAGCAGAGAGGAGCGCCGCACCCACTCTCCAGCCAGCAGGAGAGAGCCAGGAAGCAGCAGTCCTTACCCCGCTCCGCCTCTCATCTACGTGGGATAGGTAAACAGTACGGACAGTGCTCTTCCCTGCGTGCTTTCAGGCATCTTCCGCGGG encodes the following:
- the LOC133424233 gene encoding zinc finger protein 14-like, with product MESPHHDENVPSLLLPSLRLFIPPLRLVSAAMWHIVQRGNVQEYGMVEDFVSTVTEIVPELLNADQKAQLLLGLRARVVLELCRSEQTTDTESIEMHLHWIKTLVSTWAAQPCFADVEFPESNFVDQVQLLLKDPEEKEKFFQDVFPTDFGPEYDNALQVLMLDFLSRLEKLLPVPDIQQTASMLSVVPSALEECAHSVPDPQHLRTVLQYHTTLGHFDFSDETQTIPSSFGNCILSSLSLPQLEKVVIHPDQIHLQPSADQIQDCMTVQVEGETVTLLDYIQIEQPSALVEPEDEDEIDANAEEMDGDAGGDTNGDPLKPAAFQPLKQSRRLLLKRNALRDKNDFAAAKRQRKKYANNKTCPVCNKSFLRAAAMRRHQEIHDANRDLKYKCSSCDKRFRDHYDMNRHSMRVHERGEMPEGFKEELPGDPCTSDMFETKTCSLCGKYFARDVDMERHMKSHSEDRPYMCSFCEKKFKNPYVLKRHEKEICKSREQRKPRRKEAACLTVQPPAVETADGKMCPICSRILPCTADMAKHLRSHSEERPFICITCEKGFKYRDTLKKHQIIHGHEGIREEQSKSLEQILAEADSQSCGDGDGDGAETKDPETPAETPEVLHVCKKSLKRCPVCSRSFDSIKTLNRHVQCHTDDRPYHCIHCNKHFKHMHGLKRHQIYAICHKKSTHFVWKKGPRSEHGVSADPRQSKIPVWCSNCGKHFEYPAALKEHQESVCRVELKDVMKCDDCGKEFKSMTMLKVHQRIHDPLYCKECGKILANEPAFERHKLMHRPMQCTMCDKSFTLLRRLREHYDKQHSFTGPFPCCQCDKTFVQLSYLAIHQRIHKGEFPYVCDQCPEKFRSSNCLTVHQRKHTGEKPFLCWQCGKCYRSASELTVHMGTHSEEKPWACTQCQLAYRTKLQLTNHVEQVHIGVRYPCNTCGKQFMKETSLKRHELIHTGERPHQCTVCGKTFLTANELRLHTRYHTGERPYKCEVCSKAFIQSGYLKSHMRIHTGEKPFKCDVCDKGFRLSNHMKKHRRTHAGKQKNYACEECGVAFLEKKSLWEHSITHEVKLESSFRDVVDVVRIEFQ